From Mesorhizobium sp., the proteins below share one genomic window:
- a CDS encoding lytic transglycosylase domain-containing protein: MITRLSIVLTLLASSALADIPTIDKKVLDERKDRDEKTTEIEEVDEDRYVSNQSVTCSMYRPARKDDPVAAANANPAIAGLVRRIAREEGIDENQFLALVYQESRFNPCAKSPAGAIGLAQLMPGTAGDLGVDPYNIEQNLRGGARYYKQQLRKYNGNVSLALAAYNAGAGNVSKYGGIPPFRETQGYVAQITQRWLPAFGGSDKSGIPLNYGGGGAYAGARTTTMNAMGLTSAIGDGSGDVVSWLTQLGDMGSSTIQDSWDHNSGARNANIELVNRLILLGTAFADLANSSNAITLGDLSGTNRSTRYDGNEGDEDRPVAGFCDDREGFVWDAEAKACVLRIDRQAELLLETQ, encoded by the coding sequence ATGATCACGCGTCTGTCCATCGTACTCACCTTGCTTGCCTCATCGGCTCTCGCCGACATTCCGACCATCGACAAGAAGGTCCTGGACGAGCGCAAGGATCGTGATGAAAAGACCACCGAGATCGAGGAGGTCGACGAGGACCGATACGTCAGCAATCAGAGCGTGACCTGCTCGATGTATCGGCCGGCTAGAAAAGACGATCCGGTGGCCGCGGCGAATGCCAACCCGGCGATCGCCGGCCTAGTACGTCGGATCGCGCGGGAAGAGGGGATCGACGAGAACCAATTCCTGGCGCTCGTCTATCAGGAGAGCCGCTTCAACCCGTGTGCCAAATCTCCAGCGGGTGCGATCGGCCTTGCCCAGCTCATGCCGGGGACCGCCGGCGACCTCGGCGTCGACCCCTACAACATCGAACAGAACCTGCGTGGCGGGGCGCGCTACTACAAGCAGCAGCTTCGAAAGTACAACGGCAATGTTTCGCTGGCGCTTGCCGCCTACAATGCCGGCGCGGGCAACGTGAGCAAATATGGCGGCATCCCGCCCTTCAGGGAAACGCAGGGCTATGTCGCCCAAATAACCCAAAGGTGGCTTCCGGCCTTCGGCGGTTCCGACAAGTCCGGCATTCCGCTCAACTATGGCGGTGGCGGCGCGTATGCGGGCGCGCGGACCACAACGATGAACGCGATGGGCCTGACCTCGGCGATCGGGGACGGCTCCGGCGACGTCGTGTCCTGGCTGACGCAACTCGGCGACATGGGGTCCAGCACCATTCAGGACAGCTGGGATCACAATTCGGGTGCACGCAACGCGAACATCGAGCTCGTGAACCGGCTGATCCTGCTCGGAACGGCCTTTGCCGACCTTGCCAATTCCAGCAATGCGATCACGCTTGGCGACCTGTCCGGCACGAACCGCTCGACCCGATACGACGGAAACGAAGGCGATGAGGATCGGCCGGTGGCCGGTTTCTGCGACGACCGCGAGGGCTTCGTCTGGGATGCCGAAGCCAAGGCTTGCGTCCTGCGCATCGACCGCCAAGCGGAGCTGCTTCTCGAGACACAATGA
- a CDS encoding type IV secretion system protein: MKRSLAILALVGAGIVPAAADIPVIDKTNYAVARDTAEKTGKILDTNKEILTTVEETLKAVTGDRGRDAGPLKDIAIGNGFSVSSVPSFDSILKSGVADFGSLDPKVVQAATLFINGLQLVRSLSGKDNSSLASDKSYEELMKTVMGVSALITGSQAAVEMRRSALESAGGEIGQAEDIKGSIDQNTQLQVQTGLTLNEMIGVLNAGVQSLHAENQRKLTDMSNTKKALRYE; the protein is encoded by the coding sequence ATGAAACGTTCATTGGCAATCCTGGCTTTGGTCGGCGCAGGCATTGTGCCGGCCGCGGCCGATATTCCGGTCATCGACAAGACCAACTACGCGGTTGCGCGCGACACCGCCGAGAAGACTGGCAAGATTCTCGACACGAACAAGGAAATTCTCACCACCGTCGAGGAGACCCTGAAGGCGGTGACTGGCGACCGCGGCCGCGACGCCGGCCCGCTGAAGGACATCGCGATCGGCAATGGCTTCAGCGTGTCGTCAGTACCCTCCTTCGACAGCATCCTGAAGAGCGGCGTAGCCGACTTCGGATCTCTCGACCCCAAGGTCGTGCAAGCCGCCACCCTCTTCATCAACGGCCTGCAACTGGTGCGTTCGTTGTCCGGGAAGGACAACAGTTCGCTTGCCAGCGACAAGTCCTACGAGGAGCTCATGAAGACGGTCATGGGCGTCTCGGCGTTGATCACCGGTTCTCAAGCTGCGGTGGAAATGCGCCGCTCCGCCCTCGAAAGCGCCGGTGGCGAGATCGGGCAGGCGGAAGACATCAAGGGGTCGATCGACCAGAACACGCAGCTGCAGGTTCAGACGGGACTGACGCTCAACGAGATGATCGGCGTCCTGAACGCCGGCGTGCAGTCGTTGCACGCCGAGAACCAGCGCAAGCTGACCGACATGTCGAACACGAAAAAGGCGCTGCGGTACGAATGA
- a CDS encoding type IV secretion system protein produces the protein MDDFIGELLDRIDASGQNFSQSAYEVLSRDLEPLLRLLFILAVLFYGVQLFLGTSRLSVAEIIGRLVRVFVILILISTWSNFNDLVYDWLTTVPEAAGRAILAASGTGVTEPTNGLSQIWKTANTAAAAFSEQAGYLSVLPALIGMIIMVFAGLFVAIALGILVLAKVVLWVLLGTAPIFIACFVFDATRSYAMGWLNQSLLYAIIPLFVYVIAAFLIAAMEPELTSIDSISGNRELKLSDFAAFIMLCLAGSFVLLQVQSLAQGIAGGLATPVGPRSRHLTARSIFWSREAIGQSARQTQAAVHRVQARLRSPRQDGAGASMQRAITSNGTPRQP, from the coding sequence GTGGACGACTTCATTGGCGAACTCTTGGATCGGATCGATGCTTCGGGGCAAAATTTCTCGCAGAGCGCCTACGAAGTTTTGAGCCGCGATCTCGAGCCGCTCCTTCGTCTCCTCTTCATCCTGGCCGTCCTGTTCTATGGTGTGCAGCTCTTCCTCGGAACCTCACGGCTTAGCGTCGCCGAGATCATCGGCCGGCTGGTGCGCGTGTTCGTCATCCTGATCCTGATCAGCACATGGTCGAACTTCAACGACCTTGTCTATGACTGGCTGACCACGGTGCCGGAGGCGGCGGGCCGCGCTATCCTGGCGGCATCCGGAACGGGCGTGACCGAGCCCACGAATGGTCTGTCGCAGATTTGGAAGACCGCGAACACCGCCGCCGCGGCCTTCTCGGAGCAGGCTGGTTATCTGTCGGTTCTGCCCGCTTTGATCGGCATGATCATCATGGTTTTTGCCGGCCTGTTCGTCGCCATCGCGCTGGGCATTCTCGTGCTGGCGAAGGTCGTGCTGTGGGTGTTGCTCGGCACCGCGCCGATCTTCATTGCCTGCTTCGTTTTCGATGCGACTCGCAGCTACGCCATGGGATGGCTGAACCAGTCGCTGCTCTATGCGATCATTCCGCTGTTCGTCTATGTGATCGCCGCCTTCCTGATCGCGGCGATGGAGCCGGAACTGACAAGCATCGACAGCATCTCCGGCAATCGCGAGCTGAAGCTTAGTGATTTCGCTGCCTTCATCATGCTTTGCCTCGCCGGCAGTTTCGTCCTTTTGCAGGTGCAATCCCTCGCGCAGGGCATAGCTGGCGGTCTGGCGACACCAGTCGGTCCGCGCTCCCGGCATCTGACGGCTCGCAGCATCTTCTGGAGCCGTGAGGCGATCGGTCAATCGGCAAGGCAGACCCAGGCCGCCGTCCATCGCGTGCAGGCGAGACTTCGCTCGCCGCGACAGGATGGCGCAGGCGCCTCGATGCAGCGCGCGATCACATCCAACGGAACCCCAAGGCAACCCTGA